From the genome of Paralichthys olivaceus isolate ysfri-2021 chromosome 4, ASM2471397v2, whole genome shotgun sequence:
CTGTAGTCTTCAGAATAAAGCAGCGTGGCTTCAGAAGGGGACATCTGTGTGGAACTATTTTGAGTCCATCATGTGTATGAAGCTGGGCATATGATCATTGCATCCAAGTACATCAAGCATGAATTCCATGGCGTTATaaaaacagtagctctgcagtAAAAGCCAAAAGTATATATAGCACAACTGTTGTAAAACAAGAGAACAATTTAGCAATGCTTTGATTTAAAGGGACAGGGTGTGGGCCAGGATATAACCAAACTTTATTAGGAATACTCATGATCTGTCATTTTGGTATTTTGTTGACAACATTCATTAACGTTAATATggattatttaaatattcactCTGGAACAATTACCAGAATTAAGTGACAGTggcaaatgaataaatgtgattaCTTCTACTTCTTAGGGTCGGTAAGTCGCCTGCCAACAGCTTTTAActaatttgttgaaatcctcttgaCGTCCCAATAGCCattgataaatacatttatatgaaagaaaaaaagctgcagtgcaTTCCTCACAGGACTTTAATAAACAaagccaatcatttcattctggCAAATTCAGACTGAAGATTCACTGTCATACCCATCAGCCACTAACCAACCTGCCAGCCCGCCCACACCCTGCCTGAACTCACTGCATATGACAGGAGAGGTACAGATCGCTGGTTGTCAGGCAGTTAACTTTCGTATTTTGAGGGTGTAGCTTTGACGGGAATGACGATGGGaggggtgggatgtatcggttgcatatttttaaagtgtagcctgctcttgtaaatttttccaggattaccaaccccagCTTTAAGCTGACTAAACCATGAGCTCTTCTTTCAACTGTAAACCAAAAGCTTAGGGATTCTTTGAGTTTAGGAGTGCCAGTCGCATCCAAGGGTTCATGAATGGATCTCCCTGTTGCTCTTATATATAACCAATAGAGCAcaaggataaaataaaaaggacataGTAAAGaacataatttatttaagacaaaatctaaagcagaaataaatacaCGGAAGAACATGTGTGATGTACTCTAAGAACCCAAGAGTGAATAACAACACTTTCAGAGGTAACAAACTGAAGAAACGTCTCAGTTTCTCCAGGTACTTCTTACCGGACCAGAcgagacattaaaaaaaaaccgtAACGGATttgtcaaacacattttcaaaaaccgATTTAATCCAACATGCACTCcaataacaaaataaagtgaatattgttaaaattaGAAATGTTTACAGGCCTCAACATGtggaataaatacaaaaaaaccaaacaaaggacAAGTCAATCAATAAAAAGTCATTAGGATAAATTAGATTTAGTTTGACAGGTAGAATTATGAGAGGGTACAATGGAGAAGGAGGGAAGTGCAGGTAAGGGGGGGCTATTAAATCAACTcaacatacaaatcattttcatcaaaaCAATCTAGAAATTAGGCAAGATTGATACATTCATTATGTGCATATTCCCTATCgtttcacacagacaaactgaggCTAAGACTTTCGGCATCAGGAGCTTAAAAGTGTGATATGGTGCGGCTCTGCTTCATAAAACGTGTTCTGTACAAAATGCATAGAGCTGGAATGTGTGAACTGCAGCTCTATGATGACTGTAACGATGAAACGAAATTTGCCAGAGAACCACGCAAATGTAATTAATCTGAACGCACGTACCCTACATTCCTGAATAGACCGGACAATCATAATGGCCCAGTGCGGCGTCTGCACAGTGACTCCATGTGCTTGCACCTataacctttaaataaaaacagagtctTTGCACGCTGTAACTAAGCAGAAGTAGTGATTCCCTCTTTTTCAAGTTAGCTCTCTAAACAACAGAAGTCAAACACCAGCAGACACCACATTGGGACAGGGGGGGGACCAACATACTTGGcaccattttaaaatcaaaacttaTACAAATCCACAATTTGATCAATTAGAAATAGAATAAAACCtaaaaatgattgttttcaAAATAGTTTAAAAGCAATAGATGGGtttaagtaaaaaagaaaaaagaaaaaatacaggaAATGAGAACTTAAAAGGCGGTAGCTTATCAACAGTAGTTGACATTATTTCTACTCGATCGCAATGCCCTTTGAGATTACAGCTGATCGAAGGCAAAGATCcgacacatgcagacagatgtTGCATGCTGCTTTCTGTCAGAAGAACAACCTCAGATTCTCTCATAGCGTTCAAACGGCTCAGTTAAGACCAGGGTGGTCACAATACAAAACATCACAAATCAAAAATTTGTCCTTGATGGCAACTTCAAttagacacatttaaaacacattagaTTCAAGTCAATAAGATGTTTACCCAGGAGATCAACACCTCGTGGAACTCTCAGTTGTCCACACTCAAAGCTCCTGGTCAGGTGACGGCTCATCCCATccaaccctccctcctctgacgATAAACACAAACGCTCCGGCAAAACTTTTAAGACTCTTTCAAATTGCTCTGTGGTCCGTGGCAATGGAATTCTGACACCTGAATTGAAAAAGTTATTCAGTTTcaactaaaatattttttataggTTTTTCTCAAAAGACAAACACGAGGCCCCAGAATGGCAGTTAACAGTCTCCCCTAAAAAAACTTAAGGAAAACATATAATTAAAGGTGATTTCAGGTGAATAAGAAGTCACACACCAGCCTCCACAAACCTCTCCAGATTCTATGATATTCTGTGAGCTACGCATCCTCACAACGCTTTCACTGACGGAAACTAGCACTCGGATGGGCTGTGATACAGACTGGTTTATAGGTGGTTCCATGACTCTAAATGTCAAGGTGGTGCGCATAAGCACCAGCCAATAAAACTTAAACCTTACAGCATTTATCCAGTCAAGCAGAGTAACTCCGCCTTTTCCTGGATATGTCTGTGATATAAGTCATTGCCAGTAAATTTACAAGGGGACAACAGGCTGAAATCGAACTGTTACTGTCATGCATGAACCTGTAAGAGTAGGTTTTCGAAAGTAAAAGACATGTTGAATCTTAAAATGTCAATGGATCAGTAATGGATTGTAATTGGCATCTGAGATAAAAAGTATTATACCTCATATCATTCAAATTTCATACACAAAATCAGTTTCTCTTGACGATACCAAAACACCACTGACACGTAATAATATTCTTCTAACTCGTACTTTAGTCGGTCTGTTATTAAAGTTTATAAATCTTGCTCTTCAAATTAAACGCTGTGATTGTAGTATTAAAAACAATGACGAGTTCATAAAGTCATCTGTGAAGGAAGCACTGGGAGTTGAACCAGGAGCTCTGATGATATGGTCAGTCTTTGAGAGGTGGtcaaagggagggagggatggaggaagggAGAAAGTTGACGAGCAGAGTAATCAATCGGCCTCTGCTGCCCCCAATCAGTCCTTTCTGATCAAGCTGAACGTTCAGTAGCACTGCTGGGGTCCAGCTGCCACTGCTGGGTTCCTGATGCTATGCCGCCATAAGATACTGATGGTAGAAGAGACCaaagagggaggtggagaagagGCAGGCAGCGATCCACCAAgtaaagaaggagaagaggccCCGAAAAAGCGAGGGGCTGAAAACAGTCCGCAGGCCTCCCAGGGCCACTGACAGCTGGGCTACTGACGCCCGGGCTCCTGTTTCTACCACTGAAGCTGGAGTTGGGGCTGCTACTGATGCCTCCCCCATCACTGAGTCAGAGTTCATTTCATAGGTGCAAGGCAGGTCTTCTTCAAGATAGACCCACCAGGAGTGTCCACCTGCCATAGAGCGAGCAAAGGAAGAAAGATCAAACTTCTgggaagaaaaatatgttttttttaagaggaAAATCACTGTGGGGTGCATGACTCACCTAAAGTTTTTAGCAGCAAAGTGGTATGCAGCAGTATCACCAGTGGTGCCACATATTGTAGTGCGATTACACACAAGTAGTAAAAAACACGCGCAACCTGAGTGAAAAAGGTGGAAGTAGTGAAAAGAATAAGAACATTAGTTCAGGCTTtgacacaaactgtttttaaaaagcatccTGCAAGAAATTAAGGGTTTAACACAAAACACTTGAAGCTGATATAAATTTCAAATATCAGTTGCATGAGATGATGACAGCAATGAAATCATTTCAGCTAAATAGTTTTGATAAAACTCCAAAACAtgattaaatgtgatattaaacatgAGCACAGATgattatttgcatgtttttcttttaaaaccagTCTGTTATATTCATTACAACACTACCACCAGAGAGTTGTAACATAGGAGAGGCTGGTCTGCACAACACTGAACTTGTTTACACGTTTACACTAACATCATAGTTTCTGTGGGTTTCAATAAGTCAAATTAAAGACTATTTCAGACCATAATGAATTGAATTTAAGACCTTTGTCAAGTATGACAGAAACAaaggaatatcagagtcccaGAATTATTTACACTTGCCCATAATTAAGATAAAGTGAAGTAGCAAAGTGGAGGATAAACCTCAAAAGGCCATGTTATCTATCAAAACTACAGATAGAGACATTAGGTATCCATAGCCTTTCCCACAGAAAAGCtgagtaaatggtaaatggttggtatatatattatatagttttgatgaccactcaaagcactttacactacagtttgccactcacccatcacacacacattcattcagtgcatctattagcagcactttttttttttctataaggGCAAATTAGTGGTTCAACATTTTGCCCacggacacttcggcatgcagatgtgGAAGACTGAAATTGAACTGCCggccttctggttggaggaagACCACTTTACCTCTCAGAGTGTATAGAGATAAACTCTATCTGGGGCTTCTGTAGAGAGTTATTAGTTCCATGGTCttgtttatagttttattaCACATTATCAATATCTGTATTGTTGACAAGGAACTAAAATAAATAGACATTCCCAACTATGCATGCCATACTAAGTAGTATTTAATGAATataaaagtattattttaatatatttaattaaatctttttaaGACCACGTTTAACCCTGATTGTTGGGGGggctttgaaatgaaatgattgaagtTGATGTGATTGGCCACAACTGATGCAAGTGTTAAATACAATTACTGCAAACACCAATTTCCAACTGCACAAAAGTACAgtaatggttttttttgtaattaatgTGGTTGTATATGCtattaataaagagaaaagCCTTCTGCAAAACAAGCTACGTGGCTCCGATTAAGAGGAATATAGATCACCACAATGTAAGTTAAAAGAgattatttatatgttttatcatttttttacAGAATTACAGTGGGGTCAAATCATGATTAGTATTATTTAAAATCATCTGACTCACCATCTTCTGCAAGTCAACGGTACTTATGCGACCCGCCTCCTTCTTCATCTGGTCCACACCCTTCTGGGCCAGGTTGAGGTAGGCCTGCAAATGATGTCTCATCATAGCGAGCCGGAGTAGACACATCAGTATGATGGCCCATAAGCGCAGCGTATCATACGTCTGCTCAGTCATCCTGGTAGTAATAAGAAAGacaagagtgagagagagatgataaaTGGATGACGGCTTTGCTGGCCCGCTAACTCAACCCATCATGTATCTGCTACATCAATTGGATGGTAGACAGAGACAATGAGACAGaaaggaaagtaaaaaaagagtCATAAACAACTCAAGACGAAGAAGTAAGAGAGGGTGAAATTGAAAGATAAAAAGGTGAAAAGGGGGGTAAGGTAACATGAAAGCAAACTTAGTTAAGTTTGACCTTGAAgccatcacagcagcaggagaaagttTGACATGTGTTCAAACGTATGCAACAAATGAAAGATGCTTAtcttagtttgaataacaagcTGACAAATGACAGCAGTTAGAGATGGAATAAAGAGCTTTCCCTCGGGAATGACTTAATATGTGTACAGTCTAATTTAAACCTAAGAAGACAACTTTCATATTGTGGTAATTTACTGCATCACATTCCTTATCTCATCCAACCTTCATAAATTCAATTTTGATAACTGCTGTTGCATTGTTTACACCCATTTTCCAGCCacaattacttttattttcacagcttGGCAGCGTTGTCCCAACCCTCTTGTTTGAGTTATTAGCTTGCTAGGCATCAACAGAGTCCGACTGGCTGCCAACCAAATACAGATCAATCTAATGGAGGTACGAGGATATGGATCTTTAACAGATTCTTGTTTTCGTGAAATGTTTATGCATTTTAATACATGTGCTACAAAACAGTTGACCTCTGTCGGATCTCAATCAGGTGAACTATATAAGATGGATaacttaaattattattatactggAATTGCATGAAACATATAATTACTTACAAAGGCACACTCTCCTTTCCCAGAGTGGGGTTCATTATGTAGTCCTTAGTGATGGGCTTCACCCACAGCAGGACCATGATAAGAGGGGACAGGAAGTTGATATGAAGCAGAGTCCTGCAGAAATGGAGAtgtaacagaaaaaacatcaatTATAATGTTAGGTGATCAAATAATCCAACAACTTttactctttttctctcacaatCATCGATAAACTAATGAGTAAAAAAGTTGGTAGCTCTTTGTAACCTTTGCTTTTTAATCTCAATTTGGAGTTAACGTGGAGGGCAAAATGGTCCATATTATCAATACGACTGTCCCTGAGAGGGGTGAGAAGATAAATAAGGTGCAGATTTTGTAGGGCTTGGAGATAATCCCTGCTGGTGACAGGGTCTGAGGATGTAAGCTTGTGTCAGCTAAGATGGggaatggaggaggaagaggaggccagAAGAGAAGAGAGTCTGCTATGCCAAAGTGGATTATCTGGATGCAATGTGCTCCCTGCTCTGCACCCCCTATCATGGTTGGAGACATGCCACCCAGTGAGTTCTGAAACAGAAATCTGCCCCAACTGAGGAAGTCTTCATCTGACTCACAGGGTGCTCTCTGGTATCTGACACACTCTGAATAGTGGGAGACAAGTACAACGGTGCTATACTTGGATTTATGGTACTCTAAAGTAGGATAGACTGATATTTGAGAAGTGTTTTTGTGGCCAAATTGAGCACATCATAACCATAGAACTGGGAGACCACACCGGATAATATTCTTTCTCCTAGTTCTGATCTTACGGTCTATTCTattcattttataatgttttattttatcttgattttacttttttctcatCTGTAACATTTCTCCATATCTGTATCTATGTTTTATGCTGTGTGATCTTCAAGttgcatttaaatgttttctcatttgctTTCTAACTACTCAATCATTTGTGAAAAACTAAAAGTTACACACTGAAGATAACGTTGTCAACAAAATGCGGGATGTGAAACATTTGCAACCGGAAACTAATCTTTAAGGTCATTTTCCACCAAAGACAGTTGTGGCTTTCCACCTTATCAGGTCATTATTAATGATAAGCAATTAATCAAACGTATTCCATGACAAGAACACGAGAGGAGGCAAAAGCAAAGACATATTTGTGTGGTGTACTCACTGTGTAAGTTTGGCTGTGGTGAGATTGAGTGCATCGAGGTGCATCTGGGCCAATCTTAGACCAGGGAAAGTTAGAAATGCTCCAATcagggagcagagcagagctaGGATCAGCTTGAAGGTGAGTTTAGATATGGGACccctgtgtaaaaaaacaaaataaaaaaacacatggtgaTTCTGCTGTAGTTTCACGAGTCATAAAGAATTCATGAAggtggagaaaacaaaaaagatacaGCGAGAATACTGATATTATACTTACTGGGACTCTAAACCCTGGTTCTCCAGAAACTGTAGAGCGCTGTCAGAGAAGTTTGCAAAACCtggatgtgaaaaaaataaaatatgttcagcAGTGACTCACACCGGGGGTAAAAGTAATAACATTTGGTTTTTAGCAACAGGGTCATTTTTAAGACAAGCCTGGTGGAGCACTCACCGGTCTCAAGACCAAACTCCAGGTAGTTTTCAGTGACGATGAGAATGGCCATGGctttgacaaaaaagaaaaaaccaaaAGTAATACAGAGTGAGCGCTCGCCTCCTTCCTCGAGCTTGAAGTAGTGGGCCGTTAGAGAGAAAAGGGTCTTACTGAGGGGACAGAGTCAAGGGAAACCATCACCAAAGGCACACTGGCATTTAAAGCAAAACTAAAGAGCTTTGCAGATACATTTCTAAATTCTTTTTACAGGTTCAAGGGGAAACAGAATACGTCTTTGCAATCAaccataacaaaaaaaaattcagaacaCAGTAAAACATACATAGATATTGCCGAAACAAAACTTAACTGCTCCACGTGAaccctcaactctttcttgccACACAggccctgcaacacacacagcatgtgtgAGTACAGAGTGTGTGGGTCTGTGGCACCAGTGCATGCCATCAAGCTCGCAATAGTGTTTTTTACCTGGCCCCCTCTGACACTGATCAGAGACTAAGGACAGAGCATGTTTCTAAAGTGAACTCTGGTCACCGCGGAGATGAAACTCTCAGTTCACGCAACATGTTAGGTGACAGCATGCCAATTTTTCACTCCCTTTCAAGAAAGGTATTCAATCCAATACGGTCTTCTTTCCgtctctaacccatattcagtGCTGGGAAGACAGCTGTATAAACACTCACCAGATGAGTTAGAGCCAGCGTGAGGCTGAAACGAGAAATACAGCCACGTTTGAGCTGTCATGGAGTGGCCTACAATTATCATCCAGTCGAGCTGGCCTGTAAACATAGGCCAAGCGTGAGGGTATCCAgtcttttttataatatttcactAAACAAGAGGGAGACTCCACCGGTTTTATCAGTGGACAGGTTAACAGAGCAGTGGAGCTGATCTCCAGGCCAAGAGTCTTAAACATGTCATCAGAGCTGAAATAGGAAAACTGAAATCAAGTGTCCCATTAACACATATATTGCACCAACATATTCCCTCATCTTCATACTCCAGTGTCATCTGTTCCCATGTCTGCCCCCCAAGCATATCAGCCTGTTGGGCTGTGAAAATTGGGCCTCCAATCTCGGATGTAGGCAGGAAATGACACGTAGTGAGCTGGGCCCGAGCGGGAGCACTGGGAAGATTGATCCCTGTGGTTGGTGGCAAGGATAATGCATATTATTTAACCATCATTCAGCGTAACAAAATAGCAGGTAGCTGTGGAGCATAAAGGTGCTGGCAGTCAAAGCTTTAgcagtcatttcacagcctctcaccaccactgctgcaacCACACAATCACGCTGGAATGATGCGGCCTCTCTTATAGACAATGAGATGTTAACCTATGGTATATACAGGGGCGGATAGGAAGAatgtaaagtgaaaataattgaaAGCCCGAAGGAGAGTCCATAATACATAGGTTTGTGGAGCTGAAACATTGCAAgataccaaccaaccaatccaCAGACATGATGCACAGCATAAATACATTCTTAATTTATTAGCTTTTACAACATGCTGATGAGATTTGACAGCTtgataagaaaaaaactaaaacaaaccaaGCTGTAAAGAGTAACTGATGTAAGGATACATGACGAAGGCAAGTACGAGCAGGCACCAGACCACACTGATGTTCATCTCTCCTGAGGGCTGAGCCACACTGTAGTAGAGTTCTGTTATCAGATAGACCACAGTTGCCGCTACGGTGAAATCCACCAGCCACTGGAACTCTGGGAAGTAGTGCAATGCTGGGGGCATACACAGAGTATAATTAAATCCATACAGCCCAGTATACAtgaacattaaacatgtgagaACGAAAAATTGGGATTGAAGATGTTTGTCCTTCATACCTAATGTGTCGACTTCTGTGATGCATTTCGTCTCCAGCTGTAAGTCAATGTCCTTTGGAACTGTTAGCGGCTTATTGTCGATGTGACCATTGTACTTCCTAAGGAAAAGAGGTGAAAACAACAAGTGGGGTCAGGAAAACAATGAATGCAGCAAATGCCATGTTTGACCATTAGCATTTTGTAACTATGTAGAAGAACAGCTTAATGTTGTAGTCTTGCAGACATTTGTTTAGGTTTGTTTGGCATCTTGTCtttcatgcaaataaaaataaaaataataataaggtcaattaacacatttttacagtttcttttttttagcattAGTAAAAGTTAACCTCACAGGTTCACATTGAGAACTTTATAAATTACATGTTTAATGATACTACTGACAATTTAAGGAAGATCGTATCTTCATCATAGTTAATCCATCACAGATAATATATGATCCAATATTAATAGTCAAATTTAGGTTATTGCAAAGTTGTTAGCATACAGGGTACCCTCTATATTCAAT
Proteins encoded in this window:
- the tmem161b gene encoding transmembrane protein 161B; amino-acid sequence: MGVIGVQLVVTMVMASVIQKIIPHYSFARWLLCSGSLRWYQHPTEDELRSLAGKQKGQKRKDRKYNGHIDNKPLTVPKDIDLQLETKCITEVDTLALHYFPEFQWLVDFTVAATVVYLITELYYSVAQPSGEMNISVVWCLLVLAFVIKTLFSLTAHYFKLEEGGERSLCITFGFFFFVKAMAILIVTENYLEFGLETGFANFSDSALQFLENQGLESQGPISKLTFKLILALLCSLIGAFLTFPGLRLAQMHLDALNLTTAKLTQTLLHINFLSPLIMVLLWVKPITKDYIMNPTLGKESVPLMTEQTYDTLRLWAIILMCLLRLAMMRHHLQAYLNLAQKGVDQMKKEAGRISTVDLQKMVARVFYYLCVIALQYVAPLVILLHTTLLLKTLGGHSWWVYLEEDLPCTYEMNSDSVMGEASVAAPTPASVVETGARASVAQLSVALGGLRTVFSPSLFRGLFSFFTWWIAACLFSTSLFGLFYHQYLMAA